CACTTCATACTACCATACTGTATGCTGGAGAGATCAGGCAGCATTTTTAAGTCTCCCATGGAAGTTTAGCCGTCTTTCCCAATTGATGATGAATTAAATGATGCACGTTCAATACAATCAACTTCCTGTGAGTGTTGTTTTCTCACAATCTGTGATAAACtcatagaaatagaaataattgaCTGCGGAgatctgaaactgaaactgctCTTTGTCTCCACATCCAAAACGGATTGTTAGTGATGGTGTAAATGGTAATAATAGGCGGTGATGTGGTTTTACTGCGTTTGATCTATGACTCATGTTCATGTCGACTACAAATACCAACCAGATAAATCATATTCAACTGAGAGGAACGTACAGTCGATGGGATTTAAAACCACTTTGCTTCCTGATGTGAAACCCCTAGATCCTGGGTCTGATGGTGGTCAGGAAGATGCTGGACATGGTCTTCTCCCAGCATGACCTGGCCTGGGTGGACGACCTCCTGCctgagaaagagaagaagaaggcggAGGAGGAtaagaagaaggggaaggagaaggacagggagagggagaagaagaagcccaAACCAGATGACAGTGAGGAAGAGGTGGGTAATGTAAgcctctgctgccccctgtagGAATACTGCAATATCAACGCATGAGTGTCTCATCTTTGTCACTTCTTCCACAGGACAAGTATCACGCCTACTCCAACCACTCGCCCAGTTCAGAGTCTGATCTGGATCGCAGGTACTGTGTCCTCAAACTGCACATCCCCTACAAAGACCTGGTATATTCTGACGTGGCTCAGTCTCAGTGGGGAGCGTACTgtcagcctgctgctgctgctgctgctgctgctgctgctgcacacccacacacatccaTGATGTGCATGTGACCTTTGAGCCGTATACACACACTCGCTGCATACGTCCGTTAATGTGGTTTTAGTTTAGTACCAGTGCAGCAACAACAAGTAGCACCTACAGGTGGATGCTGTGGTGGAAGAGGTCAGCAAGTGTGCGTCATTGTGTCATAGAGAAgtatttatgttgtgttgtttcagcttttatttaagTCTACAATCAAAAATGGCAAAATTATGAGAGTTATTAGTTGTTAAAAGTCTTATTGGCAAGTTCAAATTCTTCAATTCACTTCTCCATCATTAATGTAAAAAATCATCAGCGAACGGTTTTTTGAAGCTGTTCATGAAATCCAAGAATATTAGATGCATTCATTTCTGAATCACAAGTCACATTTTTCAAGACCTCAAACCAAACGTTATATTTCAAATCGTATTTTCtttactgtacaaacacacacacacacacacatacacacacaccttctcagTTATTATTAATGGTTAGTTATGTAACATCTACGAATTACTGGCAAAAATGTAATAACGGATGCTTTCAACtcaaacagtgaacagtgacaTTGTAGATCTCTGACGTACATGTgctacaatctgcagtctcaccaccaGATGTCGCTAAAACTTAAACTtagacatttaaatcaaatcaaatgacagcgagtgcaaataaaaaaatacctcATGGCATTTTTACTTTGTAAGGTCAAGTTTTACTTCACAAAAACATACTAACACAATAGACACAATGACTTCAACATTAGACCAGACTAGGTAATAGTAATACTAGGTTTAATAGTGttaataataagtattgtgttcATTCAGTATATTGATCCAAAGTTTTCTTCTGCCTCTCAGAGTTTAGCTTGTGTTGCTCTCAGCAAGTATAACTAGAGACCAgcaaatctggtcctaatgaggcagaaccttatttctgaggaactggttcagaTCTATTTCCATTTCTCAGTCCTGTGCATGTCCAGTTGAACTCCTCGAGTGAGTTCATCCAGACAAAACTGGCTCCTGTTCCTCCCTCAGTTTGAGGCTAAATCCTGGGTCATAGTTTTCATGCAACGGCTTCCTGCAGCACAACTCTTCTCAGTCCACATTGGTTTGGCTCAAAAGAGGCATTGTGGGAGACGGTAACCATGGACACGTGCTTGAGGTTATGCTCTGACGTACTGAAAGAGTATGAGGTCGTAGGAGTGGGGACAAACTTGGAAGTAAGACCCAGGCCTGGGGGGGGCGCTACATCTACACAGTCCCTCTCTTGTGTCACGTCTCCACTCCATGCACTTTAAGGCAATGCAGATCAGTGTAATGTATACTCCTGCTGCTCTGTACTGTACTGTTACATTGATGTGCATTGTTCATTAGTGAATCCTCAGAGGTGATGAAGTGACATGTTTAGACCTGTGTGGAAATCTAATCTAGAAACACTGTGTGGTACCTTCAATCTGCTGTGAACATCTGTTGATAGATGATCTGTACACAACGTCACTGTATAATCTCCACGTGCAACAAGGATCAGTGTTttggttgtttcttttttccttctgtgcCAAATCTCCTTCACATTGGAAGTGCAGCAGGTTCAACGATTCTGTACTGACAgtcatttagtgtttttatgAGACATTGACTCCCCAACATGTCTGCATTGCTTTGAAAGAGGTGTGGTTTGGAACTGACGTCTAAGTTAATATTTACACTGACTCATGAGGGCAAAACATTCAGTGCAAGTGTTTCTAAGGACGttattggtcaaaaaagtcaaaaccaGCCTGTAGTTTAATCTTGAACTTTTAATAGATAGCTGCTTGTTTAATACAACGACATTTGTAGCCTGTGTTTTCTTACTATCTCTAGTAATAGTCATGAAATGATGGCTTATTTAGTTCCTTCCTTTACAATTTTCAATACACAACATATAACCTTATGAAAGGTAGGAATTAGGGCTTTCCATTTGAAATgatgcaattagcaaatcacaaagcttttaatttaatttaataagatATCTTAAAGTTCTTGTCCCGAGTATAGTAGCTGTTATTTTTATGGTCTGTCATATTTGAACTCTATAGCAACACAGTGACTATTGAACTGAACCCAAATCTCAATCACATtatctgtgaaaacattttgcCTAAATTGTTCATGACCTTTGCTTTCTACTGgatttttccattaaaatgttcatattgAGAAGAGACTGATTCCCCCTCTTCatcctttaaaggtccagtgtgtcaaatGTGGCTGAAATGTATGatttagtttttgtgtgtgcaatcATCGTGGACCACCGcgtttttacacatttcaaggccctggtatacaCAGCGCGCATCGGTTGCGACCAAACTGAATTCCCgcccccaccagtaggtggagcaTTAAGCCGCGCTCACCGAGCAGAAATAAGCGACCACAGAAGAAGTCGCCGAGGATTGACATCCGAGCGTCGACCTGACGACCCTCCAGTCGGCTCAAACTCTGAGCTgctcgaaccagacgtgtccgcgggagctgtagcatcgttttcttcttcttttgttaggaatgcgtccagacttgtaccaccaCCCGATGGTggagtcagatactacaggacgcCTGACGCACGGGTATACCACGGTCTGCAGTActgaagtataccagggcctttaggcTTGAGTCACGGCGCCTCACACCTGAGTTAagcccctcctccctcccctgcaGTCGGTGtatttagctgtgtgtgtgtgtggtaactgGAGCTTGCCCTTCCTCAGCATCACCCTCCACCTGAAGATCTCCTGCCCGTCCTCTCCGGCCGTGCCCATGGGCAGAGGGGTGGCCTGTCCTGTGCCCCAGGTCAAGATCGAGATGGAGTCGGACTACGACTCGGACACGGACCCCCATCGGCCGCGGGACATGAGCAGCGAGACCACGCTGTGAAGCTcagtctctgtgtccctgtgggACACTTTGTGGGACAGACACGGCGGACCCTCAGACTCTGTCAGAGCGAGCACTGATCAGACGGACTGAAAAAGACAAGCTTTTAATCACATCTgagtttctttatttatttacttgtataATGTAAAGATTGTTCCACTGAAAGAAAGGAGAAACACTTATAGAATATTATTGAtgtgaaaaatgtatattatacgGTTATTACTGTACAGTAACCAGATGGTAATAATCTTTCAATATAGAGGCAATATTATGTAATACTGTCTTATTTTTGGTAATACAGTGATGATAGTGTAGCAATAAAgagataaaatgtaaataatgtgatATTAGAATAACTTCGCTTCCACCATAATTCCCTTCACGCCTTGTTATTACCAATCTATTACTACAGAAATAAGATGGTGttataaaatgactttattaccatattgttactgtgCTGCGGTGTAAACCAACATGAAGTCTGAATATTAGtcttttcatatttgtgttcttgtgtgtttgaattCCTCTGATCCCCCGTGTTCACACTGCACCGCCGGCACATTTTAgccagaagaaaaagaaacaaccaaaaaaaatgttgtgatgatTCTGTGAAGGTTCTGTAACGCACATGGTTCACGTTCATGTCTGTGGTTTTAGACTCTgaaacagggttcccacgggtccttgaaatccttgaaaggttctaaaaatcaatcaatacaagaaagaagtgaagttgatatttagttttactgtttcatgccctgcattgcttgatgtatggAGACGAGGCCTGCGCAGGACAAACATGGAGTcatgtggacactgtccactctgtctctctctccgctgtTGACGAGCGAGtgacgacgtgatgcctgggaaatggaAATACCaccatctctgtctcaccaaagaaatctttaactttgaccaagatctgaaggacaatcacttgtccagaagCAGAGTGTTGCTGCAAagcaataaaagtggacactgtGGGAAAAGTGGCTCCCATCTTAAGCCGTGTCAGCACATTCTTTCCTTAGGTTTGAGGAAATTGGTCcttgaaagtccttgaaaaaCCATTGAATTTAATGTCCAtgaaccaaggtgtgggaaccctgttgaAAGTAACTTCCAGCTTTAcacaggatgatgatgatgatgatgttatttaTACAATTAAATTCTATTATTACCAAACGTGTGCTGTCCAAACTTGAgcatgattttaaatgtgtgtgtgtgtataataatataatataataatgttatattattagtatattattatcattattattgttattatcattaataataatgtaataatatatttgttataatatcattattattgttgataataatataaaaataatataattattatatttttataattattattattattgttaataagataaaacatatatatattattattatattattattgttatgtcattaataatatactaataatatatatattattttaccaACACAGACCAACCAAGCAAAGCATGATTTGAGAACAgagaaaataagataaaaacaacaggaagtgcattaggtgcttttttattttttatttttcagcttatttatattcatatatatacataaaaatacaactcattaaaaacattgagAACTTATTGTGCaaacatgacagtgacagtgctGGTGAGGAACTCCTTGTGCTGACTCAGCAGTATTTTGGTGCAGATGCTGAGGTGTTAGAGGCTCGTTGAGTTCTCAGTGTTGCTTTGACTGGCTGTTGTCGAGCGCgctgctctttttctctcctgcctgaatcacacacaaaacacacagttagTAAAAGTGTCTCAGTGTTATTCCAGCTCCACGTCTGTATCATGTCGCCCAGGTGAACTCACCTGCTCAGGACATGCTGTCCGAACCTCGACTCTGGGTTCACACATTTCTCCTTGGTTCCTAGAACACTGGGaaagagcgaggaggaggaggagtcgtGTCAGAGAGAACATGAACAATGACGTCCTCATgctttcattcacattcattcactcacattatAATCTCCAGTTCAGGGCAGAAGCTGCTCGGCTGATAAACCCGCGGCTCTGACTTGAGGAGCTCTGGTCTGACTCGGCCGATGTAACCGTTCAAACACTTGCATTTTCTGGATCCAGTGCTTGGTTCccctgtgaggacacacacacacacacacacacacacacagatgttaaaTACTTTATACTAGAGATGAGCTGATACCAGACTCAGcgttcaaattaaaatgtccaaTCTGATACAGTCCAAAAATGGGATGcttagataaaataaataaaaagaataaaataaataaaaagaataaaataaataaaaagaataaaataaataaaaagaataaaataaataaaaagaataaaataaatgaaaagaataaaataaataaaaagaataaaataaaataaaataaaataaaaagaataaaataaaataaaaagaataaaataaaataaaaagaataaaatacaataaaataaaataaaatgaataaaataaataaaaagaataaaataaaataaaataaaataaaataaaaagaataaaataaaaagaataaaatacaataaaataaataaaaagaataaaaagaataaaaagaataaaataaaataaaataaaaagaataaaagtcacCTTGAACACAGAGGACGAGCAggcagctgaggaggaggaagatggatgAAGTTGAGTTCATGTTTGAAGCAGTAAGAcaggctctgtgtgtctcttcacTCTGACTCCTGATACCCAGCGCTGCCTCTTTTATACACAGACAGTCGCTGTGCCTCACgttcactctgcagtctcacttttgttttctctcttccttccGTTTTCCTTCAGTCTGACGGTTTCCCAGAATCACTTGTCACGGCTCTTCTCCAGAAAAGTGTGCCTCTCAAAGTGGGAAGTGTggtgtgaaaaagaagaagaatgtggtttatttttccacattattgttgttgaggTTATGGAagtgatacttttttttatatatcttagAATATTACAGCAGGATATGAATCACAAATGACCAAAGGAGtcgtaaacaaacacagatgacaaTTTAGCAGCAACTGAACGATCAAGAAGCagatcaataataataatatttaaacagcataaaagttcaaatgtattaaaccacctgtcataaaaacaaatctttcaaaaacttctCATTCTTTTACGGACAGAATCATTTCTAGGCACAGCCAGGTGGTGGAAGTCCGGTGACCTGAGGATCTCTTCTCTGCTTtttgtggtgatgatgatgtgcttgTTTTCGTGTCAGACAGTGACCTTCAGCTTACACCGGGACCGTTTGCAGCAGACTGACGCTGAACCAGAGGGAGCTGAGCCACAAGGTCACCATCTGTGGGTCGATAAGGTTATTAGAGTGAAGTAGAGTCGCTGCTCCACCGTGTGGAGAGGAGTCACTTCAGGTGTTCCAGACTCGTCCCTCTGGTAAGAGGACCCGGGACAGACCCAAAACCATCAGAGTTCTGTCACCCTGTTCCCTCTCGCTCCGCCTCTGCTTCACTTAGTCTGCCAgccactccctccctcctcatcaggCACCTCAGCTCACCTGTGAATACACCTGCAGACTGACTTTGTGCCTGATTGTCTGAATCCTGGATGTTACCTCGGCCTTCTGTCCCTGATGACGAGAACTGCCTCAGTCCTTCTGGTTCCTGTCTGCTGTGACGGTGCGTGAGTGTTGTTGCCCTCCTGCCTTCTCTGTCTGTGCGTTCACAAGAGTAATTATAAGGACACTTAAAGatgtctgtgctgtgctgtgctgtgctgtgctgtgctgtgctgtggtgTGCTGTGTCTGCGTCCAACTCTTACCCACGTTACCAGAACCGTAGCTCGATAAGGGAGAGGACGACCACAACTAACTTGTTCCTAATTCTATGATTTATTATCTCCATTTTTTTAATGGAACTTCATGACAGTATTTTTGATTGGAAGTTCACACACATAAGGAAACAACGTTGCAGGGACATGTTATAGGACACTGCATCACTCCTTTacaaacatctctctctctatatatatatatatatatatatttatatatatttgcttAAGACGCCACAAATGAATGGCCACAACTCAGACACTTGTTTTTAGCACTCGCGAGGGAACTTTAGAGCCGGTTTTTTTGCCCATTAGTGCACCAGGggaataaactgcatgtttttacacacacacacacacacacacacagggagaacatgcaaactccactcaAAAAGGCCTGGacggggacttgaaccagcaaccttcttgctgttaggcaacagtgctagccactagaGTTGTatgtcttggtcttggtcttggtcttgataccctctggtcttggtcttgtcttggtctcgatacccTCTAGTCTTGGTCTTGTTTTGGGTCTCGGTTTACGCGGTCTTGACTACAAGTCTACGAGCCACTCATCTATTACTCTGAATTTGTGCTTTCtttgtatttcctgttttattttggtaacccttgtcttgtttcttttcacttcctgtcaagtttcCTGCTTCTGTGAttgtctcctccttttcttttgccAGATCTTTGTTTAGTTCCATTGTTCTTAGTGTTTTTGACGTGCAGAGTTTGTCATGtaccatctgttttttttgagtAAACCATTGAACGGATTCCCTGCCTTAACTTTCTGAGTCCAGCCTGATATTTATGGGATGGTCTGATGGACTGCATATAAAAGTGGACGTATAGTCTTCTGATTGGACACTGAACTGTTTTTGACGCGCCAACAGACTGTCGCTCAGGAGAATGTTACTgatgtttagtgttttaaagGCGTGAAGAAAAAGTGCTCAGTTTTCCATGGAATTGGGAACTTTAAACTTtccaaataaatagataaaaacaacaggaagtgcattaggtgttttttattttttatttttcagcttatttatattcatatatatacattaaaatacaactcattaaaaacattgagAACTTATTGTGCaaacatgacagtgacagtgctGGTGAGGAACTCCTTGTGCTGACTCAGCAGTATTTTGGTGCAGATGTTGAGGTGTTAGAGGCTCGTTGAGCTCTCAGTGTTGCTTTGACTGGCTGTTGTCGAGCGCgctgctctttttctctcctgcctgaatcacagacaaaacacacagttagTAAAAGTGTCTCAGTGTTATTCCAGCTCCACGTCTGTATCATGTCGCCCAGGTGAACTCACCTGCTCAGGACATGCTGTCCGAACCTCGACTCTGGGTTCACACATTTCTCCTTGGTTCCTAGAACACTGGGaaagagcgaggaggaggaggagtcgtGTCAGAGAGAACATGAACAATGACGTCCTCATgctttcattcacattcattcactcacattatAATCTCCAGTTCAGGGCAGAAGCTGCTCGGCTGATAAACCCGCGGCTCTGACTTGAGGAGCTCTGGTCTGACTCGGCCGATGTAACCGTTCAAACACTTGCATTTTCTGGATCCAGTGCTTGGTTCccctgtgaggacacacacacacacacacacacacacacagatgttaaaTACTTTATACTAGAGATGAGCTGATACCAGACTCAGcgttcaaattaaaatgtccaaTCTGATACAGTCCAAAAATGGGATGcttagataaaataaataaaaagaataaaataaataaaaagaataaaatacaataaaataaaataaaataaaaagaataaaataaataaaaagaataaaataaattaaaagaataaaataaaaagaataaaataaaataaaataaataaaaagaataaaaagaataaaatacaataaaataaaataaaataaaaagaataaaataaataaaaagaataaaataaaataaaaagaataaaataaataaaaagaataaaataaataaaaagaataaaatacaataaaataaaataaaatgaattaaaataaataaaaagaataaaataaaataaaataaaaagaataaaataaaataaaataaaataaaaagaataaaaagaataaaatacaataaaatgaataaaataaataaaaagaataaaataaaataaaataaaaagaataaaagtcacCTTGAACACAGAGGACGAGCAggcagctgaggaggaggaggaagatggatgAAGTTGAGTTCATGTTTGAAGCAGTAAGAcaggctctgtgtgtctcttcacTCTGACTCCTGACACCCAGCGCTGCCTCTTTTATACACAGACAGTCGCTGTGCCTCACgttcactctgcagtctcacttttgttttctctcttccttccGTTTTCCTTCAGTCTGACGGTTTCCCAGAATCACTCGTCACGGCTCTTCTCCAGAAAAGTGTGCCTCTCAAAGTGGGAAGTGTggtgtgaaaaagaagaagaatgtggtttatttttccacaatatTGTTGTTGAGGTTATGGAagtgatacttttttttatatactgtatcttaGAATATTACAGCAGGATATGATGATATGATTATGTTTGGAGGAAGTTTAAGAACGAGACTAAGTGaacatgtttatatacagtgctaaacaaatgtaaaaacaagaaaacacaagtattttagaaatctttcaaaagtTTCTTATTCTTTTGTGGACAGAATGATTACAGGCACATCCAGGTGGTGGAAGGTGCACAGCACTGAGTATCATTTCCTCTCaggacactgtcatgtaggAACAGGAGGGAACTTGATTGCAAGGACATCTTATTgggcactgcatcacttttaACCTGTAGAAAGGCACTCATTTACAGAtcatctttatatatatatatatatatatcatatttatttgCTTCAGAAGCCATAAATGAATGGCAACAAGTCGTACACTGGTTTTTACCACTCGACatcggtgttttttttttaactttttcagAACCAAGGACCACCTTAATCAAAATAGTCCCAAAACAATATGCCGACTTCAACAGTTCACAAATTACAACCTCCAAAAATGAACTTgttgatttgatattgaaaacaacacattcgtGTCGCAggcagtttgacaaacactggaattaaaagatttaaaaccCGAGTGCAGTGTCTGTGCGACACCTGTTTTTAgtcattgttggtttggtgtgtttgagtgctcgttgttactattacacagcaaaCGTTCAGTGACATTTGTACTTGTGTTTGGCACAAAGCAAATCCTCATACTGACATAATGGCATACAGTTAATATGGAAGTTCAGTCGGGTGACGGcttgtgagtgagagggggcgTGGCTGCGGTAGAGCAGTGAGAGCGGTGAAAGCCGAGGTTTCGTGTCTGTAGCTGCATGAAAGATATGcaagtcacagacagacagacagacagacagacagacgttcctgaAGTTTATAGATAGATACTTGATTGTCACCTCACGGACCACCAGTGGTCAGGGGACCACACTTTTAGAACAGCTGCTCTAGAGAGAACCAGGAGAAtaaactctgcatgtttttacacacagtGCTCGTCAACCATCAGTTTCTCTGAATGTGCACTTTCTTTGTTCTTGTACTTTGTGTATTTTGGAGTAAACCATTGAACGGATTCCCTGCCTTAACTTTCTGAGTCCAGCCTGATATTTATGGGATGGTCTGATGGACTTCATATAAAAGTGGACGTATAGTCTTCTGATTGGACACTGAACTGTTTTTGACGCGCCAACAGACTGTCGCTCAGGAGAATGTTACTgatgtttagtgttttaaagGCGTGAAGAAAAAGTGCTCAGTTTTCCATGGAATTGGGAACTTTAAACTTtccaaataaatagataaaaacaacaggaagtgcattaggtgttt
The DNA window shown above is from Solea senegalensis isolate Sse05_10M linkage group LG5, IFAPA_SoseM_1, whole genome shotgun sequence and carries:
- the LOC122769939 gene encoding C-X-C motif chemokine 11-6-like, giving the protein MNSTSSIFLLLSCLLVLCVQGEPSTGSRKCKCLNGYIGRVRPELLKSEPRVYQPSSFCPELEIIIVLGTKEKCVNPESRFGQHVLSRQERKRAARSTTASQSNTENSTSL
- the LOC122769920 gene encoding C-X-C motif chemokine 11-6-like, whose product is MNSTSSIFLLLLSCLLVLCVQGEPSTGSRKCKCLNGYIGRVRPELLKSEPRVYQPSSFCPELEIIIVLGTKEKCVNPESRFGQHVLSRQERKRAARSTTASQSNTESSTSL